Proteins encoded in a region of the Canis lupus familiaris isolate Mischka breed German Shepherd chromosome 1, alternate assembly UU_Cfam_GSD_1.0, whole genome shotgun sequence genome:
- the MAMSTR gene encoding MEF2-activating motif and SAP domain-containing transcriptional regulator isoform X1, with amino-acid sequence MTLATSSQRSQSIRSKFRSVLQLRIHRRYQDPSLSGSFTTSPVLDPDPWVSTTGPALAPRAPAPVSPSGLTPFLLSPGDLLPESEYGTWRSLKESPKISQHWRKPKPKGNLTYHQYIPPGRRQGSRVDPPAKELALGPPGPPLWEGTNSQQPPPRMKPTALTPSPPGVPRPSPPPHKLELQTLKLEELTVSELRQQLRLQGLPVSGTKSMLLERMRGGALPRERPKPRREDGPAGAPWPRLRPKALGAVRRQGSLKASPNSCAPPPARAAETPATSPAPAPAPAPAPAPAPALAAAPAPTPSSAPPAAALTLEEELQEAIRRAQLLPNRGIEDILEDQVEPEDPLPPIPLDFPGSFDVLSPSPDSEGLSSVFSSSLPSPTNSPSLSPRGPTDSLDWLEALSGGPLLGCGPPAPSIFSADLSDSSGKRLWDLLEDPW; translated from the exons ATGACTCTCGCAACTTCCTCTCAGCGCTCCCAAAGCATTCGCTCCAAGTTCAGATCTG TGCTCCAGCTTCGGATCCACAGGCGGTATCAGGACCCAA GCCTCTCAGGGTCCTTCACCACCTCTCCAGTCTTGGATCCAGACCCGTGGGTCTCAACCACAGGCCCCGCTCTggcccccagagccccagccccagtctcGCCCTCGGGCCTCACCCCTTTCCTCCTCAGCCCTGGGGACCTGCTCCCTGAATCAGAATACGGCACTTGGAGGTCCCTGAAG GAGTCTCCCAAGATCTCCCAACACTGGAGAAAGCCCAAGCCAAAGGGGAACTTGACATATCATCAGTACATACCCCCAGGGCGGAGACAAGGGTCCAGGGTAGACCCCCCGGCCAAAGAGTTGGCCCTGGGTCCCCCTGGACCACCTCTGTGGGAAGGGACAAACTCACAGCAGCCACCTCCCAG GATGAAGCCCACTGCCCTCACTCCCTCCCCACCTGGAGtcccccgcccctcaccccctccacACAAGCTGGAACTTCAGACCCTTAAACTGGAGGAGCTGACG GTCTCAGAGCTCCGGCAGCAGCTGCGCCTGCAGGGCCTCCCGGTGTCTGGGACTAAGTCGATGCTCCTGGAGCGCATGCGCGGCGGCGCCCTGCCCCGCGAGCGGCCGAAGCCGCGGCGCGAGGACGGTCCCGCGGGTGCTCCCTGGCCGCGCCTCAGGCCCAAGGCTCTGGGAGCCGTCCGGCGGCAGGGCTCG CTCAAGGCGAGCCCAAATTCTTGCGCTCCGCCTCCTGCACGTGCCGCGGAAACCCCTGCGACTtctccggctcccgctccggctccggctccggctccggctccggctcccgctctCGCTGCGGCTCCGGCACCGACCCCTTCCTCGGCACCGCCCGCAGCGGCCCTGACActggaggaggagctgcaggAAGCCATCCGCCGGGCGCAG TTGCTTCCCAACCGCGGCATTGAGGACATCCTGGAGGATCAAGTGGAGCCTGAAG ACCCGCTGCCCCCCATTCCCCTGGACTTCCCCGGCTCCTTCGACGTGCTGTCCCCCTCCCCGGACTCTGAAGGCCTCTcatctgtcttctcttcctcacTCCCATCCCCCACAAACTCCCCGTCCCTCTCTCCCAGGGGCCCCACAGACTCCTTGGACTGGCTGGAGGCTCTGAGTGGGGGTCCCCTGCTAGGCtgtggccccccagcccccagcatcTTCTCTGCTGACTTATCGGACTCCAGTGGCAAGCGGCTGTGGGACCTCCTGGAGGATCCATGGTGA
- the RASIP1 gene encoding ras-interacting protein 1 isoform X1: protein MLSGERKEGGSPRFGKLHLPVGLWINSPRKQLAKLGRRWPSAASVKSSSSDTGSRSSEPLPPPPPHVELRRVGAVKAAGGASGSRAKRISQLFRGSGTGATGSGGAGGPGTPGGAQRWASEKKLPELAAGVAPEPPLAARATAPPGVLKIFGAGLASGANYKSVLATARSTARELVAEALERYGLSGSPGGGPGESSCVDAFALCDALGRPAAGGVGGGEWRAEHLRVLGDSERPLLVQELWRARPGWARRFELRGREEARRLEQEAFGAADSDGTGAPSWRPQKNRSRAASGGAALASPGPGSGSGPPAGSGGKERSENLSLRRSVSELSLQGRRRRQQERRQQALSMAPGAADAQIGPADPGDFDQLTQCLIQAPSNRPYFLLLQGYQDAQDFVVYVMTREQHVFGRGGNSSARGGSPAPYVDTFLNAPDILPRHCTVRAGPEPPAMVRPSRGAPVTHNGCLLLREAELHPGDLLGLGEHFLFMYKDPRTGGSGPARPPWLPARPGTAPPGPGWAFSCRLCGRGLQERGEALAAYLDGREPVLRFRPREEEALLGEIVRAAAAGAGDLPPLGPATLLALCVQHSARELELGHLPRLLGRLARLIKEAVWEKIKEIGDRQPENHPEGVPEVPLTPEAVSVELRPLMLWMANTTELLSFVQEKVLEMEKEADQEGLSSDPQLCNDLELCDEAMALLDEVIMCTFQQSVYYLTKTLYSTLPALLDSNPFTAGAELPGPGAELGAMPPGLRPTLGVFQAALELTSQCELHPDLVSQTFGYLFFFSNASLLNSLMERGQGRPFYQWSRAVQIRTNLDLVLDWLQGAGLGDIATEFFRKLSIAVNLLCVPRTSLLKASWSSLRTDHPTLTPAQLHHLLSHYQLGPGRGPPPAWDPPPAERDAVDTGDIFESFSSHPPLILPLGSSRLRLTGPVTDDALHRELRRLRRLLWDLEQQELPANHRHGPPAATPP, encoded by the exons ATGCTATCTGGTGAACGGAAGGAGGGCGGAAGCCCCCGCTTCGGGAAGCTCCATCTCCCTGTGGGCCTGTGGATCAATTCTCCCAGGAAGCAGCTGGCCAAGCTGGGGCGGCGCTGGCCCAGTGCTGCCTCTGTTAA GTCGTCGTCTTCGGACACGGGGAGCCGCAGCAGCGAGCCTCTGCCCCCGCCGCCACCGCACGTGGAGTTGCGGAGAGTGGGCGCGGTCAAGGCGGCCGGGGGAGCCTCCGGGAGTCGCGCCAAGCGCATCTCCCAGCTCTTTCGGGGCTCGGGGACCGGGGCCACGGGGTCCGGCGGCGCGGGAGGCCCCGGGACTCCGGGGGGCGCCCAGCGCTGGGCCAGCGAGAAGAAGCTGCCGGAGCTAGCGGCGGGCGTGGCCCCCGAGCCCCCGCTAGCCGCCCGCGCCACGGCGCCCCCGGGGGTCCTCAAGATCTTCGGCGCCGGCCTGGCGTCGGGCGCCAACTACAAGAGCGTGCTGGCCACTGCGCGCTCCACGGCACGCGAGCTGGTGGCCGAGGCGCTGGAGCGCTACGGGCtgtcgggcagccccgggggcggcCCCGGCGAGAGCAGCTGCGTGGACGCCTTCGCGCTGTGCGACGCGCTGGGCCGGCCCGCGGCGGGCGGCGTGGGCGGCGGCGAGTGGCGGGCGGAGCACCTGCGCGTGCTGGGCGACTCGGAGCGTCCGCTGCTGGTGCAGGAGCTGTGGCGTGCGCGGCCCGGCTGGGCGCGGCGTTTCGAGCTGCGCGGCCGCGAGGAGGCGCGCCGCCTGGAGCAGGAGGCCTTCGGGGCGGCAGACAGCGACG GCACGGGCGCCCCCTCGTGGCGGCCACAAAAGAACCGTTCCCGGGCGGCTTCCGGCGGGGCGGCCCTGGCCAGTCCTGGCCCAGGGTCCGGCTCAGGGCCCCCTGCTGGATCTGGGGGCAAAGAACGCTCGGAAAACCTGTCCCTGCGGCGCAGCGTGTCGGAGCTCAGCCtgcaggggcggcggcggcggcagcaggaGCGCAGGCAGCAGGCACTTAGCATGGCCCCAGGGGCAGCCGATGCCCAGATCGGACCCGCAGACCCTGGCGACTTCGATCAGTTGACCCAGTGCCTCATCCAGGCCCCCAGCAACCGTCCCTACTTCCTGCTGCTCCAGGGCTACCAGGACGCCCAG GACTTCGTGGTGTATGTGATGACACGGGAGCAGCACGTCTTCGGCCGCGGGGGGAACTCCTCAGCCCGTGGTGGGTCCCCCGCCCCATACGTGGACACCTTTCTCAATGCCCCTGACATCCTGCCACGGCACTGCACGGTGCGTGCGGGCCCTGAGCCCCCAGCCATGGTGCGCCCATCCCGGGGGGCCCCAGTCACGCATAACGGGTGCCTCCTGCTGCGGGAGGCCGAGCTGCACCCTGGCGACCTGCTGGGGCTGGGCGAGCACTTCCTCTTCATGTACAAGGACCCCCGCACCGGGGGCTCTGGGCCTGCGCGGCCGCCCTGgctgcccgcccgcccggggaCCGCCCCGCCGGGCCCAGGGTGGGCCTTCTCTTGCCGCCTGTGCGGCCGCGGCCTGCAGGAGCGGGGCGAGGCGCTGGCGGCCTACCTGGACGGCCGGGAGCCGGTGCTGCGCTTTCGGCCGCGTGAAGAAGAGGCGCTGCTGGGCGAGATCGTGCGTGCTGCCGCCGCGGGCGCTGGGGACCTGCCGCCGCTGGGGCCCGCCACCCTGCTGGCGCTGTGCGTGCAGCATTCAGCCCGAGAGCTGGAGCTGGGCCACCTGCCGCGCCTGCTGGGCCGCCTGGCCCGACTCATTAAGGAGGCTGTCTGG gaaaaaattaaggaaattggAGACCGTCAGCCAGAGAA CCACCCAGAGGGAGTCCCCGAGGTGCCCTTGACTCCGGAGGCTGTGTCAGTAGAGCTGCGGCCACTCATGCTGTGGATGGCCAACACCACGGAACTGCTGAGCTTTGTGCAGGAGAAAGTgctggagatggagaaggaggctgACCAGGAGG GTCTGTCCTCAGACCCACAGCTCTGCAATGACTTGGAATTATGTGATGAGGCCATGGCCCTCCTGGATGAGGTCATCATGTGTACCTTTCAGCAGTCTGTCTACTACCTCACCAAG ACTCTGTATTCAACACTGCCTGCTCTCCTGGATAGTAACCCTTTTACAGCTGGGGCAGAGCTGCCAGGGCCTGGCGCAGAGCTGGGGGCCATGCCTCCAGGGTTGAGACCAACCCTGGGCGTGTTCCAGGCAGCCCTGGAACTGACCAGCCAGTGTGAGCTGCACCCGGACCTCGTGTCTCAGACTTTCGGTTACTTGTTCTTCTTCTCCAATGCATCCCTTCTCAACTCACTGATGGAACGAG GTCAAGGCCGGCCTTTCTATCAATGGTCCCGAGCTGTCCAAATCCGAACCAACTTGGACCTTGTCTTGGACTGGCTGCAGGGAGCCGGGCTGGGTGACATTGCCACTGAATTCTTCCGGAAACTCTCCATAGCTGTGAACCTGCTCTGTGTGCCCCGCACTTCTCTGCTCAAG GCTTCATGGAGCAGCCTACGAACTGACCACCCCACACTGACCCCTGCTCAGCTCCACCATCTGCTCAGCCACTACCAGCTGGGTCCTGGTCGTGGGCCACCACCTGCCTGGGATCCTCCCCCTGCAGAGCGAGATGCTGTGGATACAG GGGACATCTTCGAAAGCTTCTCTTCCCATCCTCCCCTCATCCTGCCCTTGGGCAGCTCGCGCCTGCGCCTCACCGGTCCTGTGACGGACGACGCCCTGCACCGTGAACTGCGCAGGCTCCGCCGCCTTCTCTGGGATCTTGAGCAGCAGGAACTGCCGGCCAATCACCGCCACGGGCCTCCCGCGGCCACGCCTCCTTGA
- the RASIP1 gene encoding ras-interacting protein 1 isoform X2 — translation MLSGERKEGGSPRFGKLHLPVGLWINSPRKQLAKLGRRWPSAASVKSSSSDTGSRSSEPLPPPPPHVELRRVGAVKAAGGASGSRAKRISQLFRGSGTGATGSGGAGGPGTPGGAQRWASEKKLPELAAGVAPEPPLAARATAPPGVLKIFGAGLASGANYKSVLATARSTARELVAEALERYGLSGSPGGGPGESSCVDAFALCDALGRPAAGGVGGGEWRAEHLRVLGDSERPLLVQELWRARPGWARRFELRGREEARRLEQEAFGAADSDGTGAPSWRPQKNRSRAASGGAALASPGPGSGSGPPAGSGGKERSENLSLRRSVSELSLQGRRRRQQERRQQALSMAPGAADAQIGPADPGDFDQLTQCLIQAPSNRPYFLLLQGYQDAQDFVVYVMTREQHVFGRGGNSSARGGSPAPYVDTFLNAPDILPRHCTVRAGPEPPAMVRPSRGAPVTHNGCLLLREAELHPGDLLGLGEHFLFMYKDPRTGGSGPARPPWLPARPGTAPPGPGWAFSCRLCGRGLQERGEALAAYLDGREPVLRFRPREEEALLGEIVRAAAAGAGDLPPLGPATLLALCVQHSARELELGHLPRLLGRLARLIKEAVWEKIKEIGDRQPENHPEGVPEVPLTPEAVSVELRPLMLWMANTTELLSFVQEKVLEMEKEADQEDPQLCNDLELCDEAMALLDEVIMCTFQQSVYYLTKTLYSTLPALLDSNPFTAGAELPGPGAELGAMPPGLRPTLGVFQAALELTSQCELHPDLVSQTFGYLFFFSNASLLNSLMERGQGRPFYQWSRAVQIRTNLDLVLDWLQGAGLGDIATEFFRKLSIAVNLLCVPRTSLLKASWSSLRTDHPTLTPAQLHHLLSHYQLGPGRGPPPAWDPPPAERDAVDTGDIFESFSSHPPLILPLGSSRLRLTGPVTDDALHRELRRLRRLLWDLEQQELPANHRHGPPAATPP, via the exons ATGCTATCTGGTGAACGGAAGGAGGGCGGAAGCCCCCGCTTCGGGAAGCTCCATCTCCCTGTGGGCCTGTGGATCAATTCTCCCAGGAAGCAGCTGGCCAAGCTGGGGCGGCGCTGGCCCAGTGCTGCCTCTGTTAA GTCGTCGTCTTCGGACACGGGGAGCCGCAGCAGCGAGCCTCTGCCCCCGCCGCCACCGCACGTGGAGTTGCGGAGAGTGGGCGCGGTCAAGGCGGCCGGGGGAGCCTCCGGGAGTCGCGCCAAGCGCATCTCCCAGCTCTTTCGGGGCTCGGGGACCGGGGCCACGGGGTCCGGCGGCGCGGGAGGCCCCGGGACTCCGGGGGGCGCCCAGCGCTGGGCCAGCGAGAAGAAGCTGCCGGAGCTAGCGGCGGGCGTGGCCCCCGAGCCCCCGCTAGCCGCCCGCGCCACGGCGCCCCCGGGGGTCCTCAAGATCTTCGGCGCCGGCCTGGCGTCGGGCGCCAACTACAAGAGCGTGCTGGCCACTGCGCGCTCCACGGCACGCGAGCTGGTGGCCGAGGCGCTGGAGCGCTACGGGCtgtcgggcagccccgggggcggcCCCGGCGAGAGCAGCTGCGTGGACGCCTTCGCGCTGTGCGACGCGCTGGGCCGGCCCGCGGCGGGCGGCGTGGGCGGCGGCGAGTGGCGGGCGGAGCACCTGCGCGTGCTGGGCGACTCGGAGCGTCCGCTGCTGGTGCAGGAGCTGTGGCGTGCGCGGCCCGGCTGGGCGCGGCGTTTCGAGCTGCGCGGCCGCGAGGAGGCGCGCCGCCTGGAGCAGGAGGCCTTCGGGGCGGCAGACAGCGACG GCACGGGCGCCCCCTCGTGGCGGCCACAAAAGAACCGTTCCCGGGCGGCTTCCGGCGGGGCGGCCCTGGCCAGTCCTGGCCCAGGGTCCGGCTCAGGGCCCCCTGCTGGATCTGGGGGCAAAGAACGCTCGGAAAACCTGTCCCTGCGGCGCAGCGTGTCGGAGCTCAGCCtgcaggggcggcggcggcggcagcaggaGCGCAGGCAGCAGGCACTTAGCATGGCCCCAGGGGCAGCCGATGCCCAGATCGGACCCGCAGACCCTGGCGACTTCGATCAGTTGACCCAGTGCCTCATCCAGGCCCCCAGCAACCGTCCCTACTTCCTGCTGCTCCAGGGCTACCAGGACGCCCAG GACTTCGTGGTGTATGTGATGACACGGGAGCAGCACGTCTTCGGCCGCGGGGGGAACTCCTCAGCCCGTGGTGGGTCCCCCGCCCCATACGTGGACACCTTTCTCAATGCCCCTGACATCCTGCCACGGCACTGCACGGTGCGTGCGGGCCCTGAGCCCCCAGCCATGGTGCGCCCATCCCGGGGGGCCCCAGTCACGCATAACGGGTGCCTCCTGCTGCGGGAGGCCGAGCTGCACCCTGGCGACCTGCTGGGGCTGGGCGAGCACTTCCTCTTCATGTACAAGGACCCCCGCACCGGGGGCTCTGGGCCTGCGCGGCCGCCCTGgctgcccgcccgcccggggaCCGCCCCGCCGGGCCCAGGGTGGGCCTTCTCTTGCCGCCTGTGCGGCCGCGGCCTGCAGGAGCGGGGCGAGGCGCTGGCGGCCTACCTGGACGGCCGGGAGCCGGTGCTGCGCTTTCGGCCGCGTGAAGAAGAGGCGCTGCTGGGCGAGATCGTGCGTGCTGCCGCCGCGGGCGCTGGGGACCTGCCGCCGCTGGGGCCCGCCACCCTGCTGGCGCTGTGCGTGCAGCATTCAGCCCGAGAGCTGGAGCTGGGCCACCTGCCGCGCCTGCTGGGCCGCCTGGCCCGACTCATTAAGGAGGCTGTCTGG gaaaaaattaaggaaattggAGACCGTCAGCCAGAGAA CCACCCAGAGGGAGTCCCCGAGGTGCCCTTGACTCCGGAGGCTGTGTCAGTAGAGCTGCGGCCACTCATGCTGTGGATGGCCAACACCACGGAACTGCTGAGCTTTGTGCAGGAGAAAGTgctggagatggagaaggaggctgACCAGGAGG ACCCACAGCTCTGCAATGACTTGGAATTATGTGATGAGGCCATGGCCCTCCTGGATGAGGTCATCATGTGTACCTTTCAGCAGTCTGTCTACTACCTCACCAAG ACTCTGTATTCAACACTGCCTGCTCTCCTGGATAGTAACCCTTTTACAGCTGGGGCAGAGCTGCCAGGGCCTGGCGCAGAGCTGGGGGCCATGCCTCCAGGGTTGAGACCAACCCTGGGCGTGTTCCAGGCAGCCCTGGAACTGACCAGCCAGTGTGAGCTGCACCCGGACCTCGTGTCTCAGACTTTCGGTTACTTGTTCTTCTTCTCCAATGCATCCCTTCTCAACTCACTGATGGAACGAG GTCAAGGCCGGCCTTTCTATCAATGGTCCCGAGCTGTCCAAATCCGAACCAACTTGGACCTTGTCTTGGACTGGCTGCAGGGAGCCGGGCTGGGTGACATTGCCACTGAATTCTTCCGGAAACTCTCCATAGCTGTGAACCTGCTCTGTGTGCCCCGCACTTCTCTGCTCAAG GCTTCATGGAGCAGCCTACGAACTGACCACCCCACACTGACCCCTGCTCAGCTCCACCATCTGCTCAGCCACTACCAGCTGGGTCCTGGTCGTGGGCCACCACCTGCCTGGGATCCTCCCCCTGCAGAGCGAGATGCTGTGGATACAG GGGACATCTTCGAAAGCTTCTCTTCCCATCCTCCCCTCATCCTGCCCTTGGGCAGCTCGCGCCTGCGCCTCACCGGTCCTGTGACGGACGACGCCCTGCACCGTGAACTGCGCAGGCTCCGCCGCCTTCTCTGGGATCTTGAGCAGCAGGAACTGCCGGCCAATCACCGCCACGGGCCTCCCGCGGCCACGCCTCCTTGA